From Selenomonas ruminantium AC2024, a single genomic window includes:
- a CDS encoding ComF family protein, with product MVNLWEMLLDFLFPPHCPLCHAYVEKKGGWCPACLTQALQPHRLPLSVPMRAFLADAWALGLYKDSLRDLIRHLKYQKQRSNLPYIASFLQAAAGEAQVKELLSGMDMAIAVPLYPAKEKQRGFNQAELIFGEFLTSQHIPMRRLLKRTRATRPMYELSEQERTENLKNAFAVTEAKALEGKNILLVDDILTTGATMAECARVLKAAGAKSVCALVLASDHR from the coding sequence GTGGTTAATTTATGGGAGATGCTGCTGGATTTTTTATTTCCGCCTCATTGTCCGCTGTGCCATGCTTATGTGGAGAAAAAGGGCGGCTGGTGCCCTGCGTGCCTCACCCAGGCTTTGCAGCCTCATCGCTTGCCTCTTTCCGTGCCTATGCGTGCTTTTTTAGCCGACGCATGGGCACTTGGTTTATATAAGGACAGTTTGCGGGATTTAATCCGTCATCTGAAATACCAAAAGCAGCGCAGCAATCTGCCTTATATCGCAAGCTTTCTGCAGGCGGCAGCGGGAGAAGCGCAGGTGAAAGAACTGCTGAGCGGAATGGATATGGCCATAGCGGTGCCCCTGTATCCGGCCAAGGAAAAACAGCGGGGCTTTAATCAGGCGGAGCTGATATTCGGTGAATTTTTGACAAGTCAGCACATCCCCATGAGGCGCCTGCTGAAACGCACACGAGCCACCCGCCCCATGTATGAGCTCAGCGAGCAAGAGCGGACAGAGAACCTCAAAAACGCCTTTGCCGTAACAGAGGCAAAGGCGCTGGAAGGTAAAAATATTTTGCTCGTGGACGATATTCTGACCACCGGTGCTACCATGGCGGAATGTGCCAGAGTGTTAAAGGCGGCCGGAGCCAAATCCGTTTGCGCCCTGGTATTGGCCAGTGACCACCGTTAG